GAAGAAGGCCTATGCCTGAACAACGATTTACTAAAAGAGCTCAGAGACTCCACACATCTCAAGGTCCTCAAATACCAAGAGCAGGTCGCATAGCTCTACAACTCAAAAATTCAACCAAGAGGGTTCAAAGTAAACGTCCTACTGCTAAGGGAAACAGCAGCCTCGATGCCCGCAAAAGTGAGCAAAATGTCTCCACCATGGGAAGGTCCCTACCGGGTCATAAAGGCCATCAATTCTGGTACTTATCGCCTAGCTCAACTAGATGGTACACCAATAGAAAACGCTTGGAATACCATCCACCTCAAAAAGTTTTACCCTTGATCTCTCCATAACAAGAATCTCATGTCTAAGTTCTCGTAAGtttttagttttatttatttatgtaatcAAGTTGCTTTCACAGCTGGGGTATCCGATGCAACACAGCTGTAAAGTAAGTCGACATTAGCATGAATTCCAAAACATTGTTATGAGATTTTCCAATCTTCTTATAATAAATATCTATTGCTTACACACCAACACACACTCACACGAAAAATTTACACTAAAAAAGAGAAGAGtaggagaaaataaaaatgaaaaagaaaatcGACAAACTCCCCGGAAGACTCGCCTCCAAAAGAAGCTCGAGTGGAAAACTGACGAAGTCAAAATGACAAAAAAGAGTAAAACAAAAGCCCAACTCCAAACAAGACTCGACTCCACGAGGTCTCCGATGcaaaaaagaagaagaataagAAGAAGATGCGTTAAAATCATAAAGAAGAAAAACACTTATCAACGCGACAAAATGGTAAGGGCCTTCACAAGATACAAATGCTTTAAAATGCAAAATTAAATTTCCAAGTCTAAACAGGAATTTCCACAAGGTAGACAAAATAGATTAACAAACCCATAAAGATTCAATACAATGTCGAACAAAATGCCCAAGTTCAAAACATCAAAGGTAAACAAATATTCAGAAATTTCAGAAAAGCTTAGAAGTTCAAATATAAAAGCCTATAGGGGCATACCCCAGGCACCTAGCAAATCAAGTAGCTCCAGAATAAGCATAAGTAGTCTTCCCAGCTTGAACTTTATTCTCCGCATCCGCAAGGTGAGCATCAAAGCCATGGCCTTTCAAATCCACTCCAGAACCAGCCAAACGTGTTAAGCATAAACCATAACCTTCTTCAAAAGACTTGAGCGCCTCGGCTTGGAAATGAGCAAGATTAACACCCATACCATCCAACTTGGTAATTAACTCAGCTTTGTCAACAATCCAGACAACCTCTCTCTCAACAAGGTTATCCGTAGAGACACTTAAAGCAGCATTCAAACCCTCCACTTCAAGCTTGGCATCTTGCAAACCAGTCTCTAAGGCATTACACTACGCAAGTAACTCTGACTTCTCAGTCAAAAAAGTAAAAATTTGACTAGCAGAAGAGTCATTCTTCTTTGTCATTTCCTCCAAGGACTTCTCCAGCTCAACCTTCGCAACCTCTAAACCCTTAACCTTATTTCGAAGATGAGTCGCTTCATCAACATCAGAAGCTTCACTAAGATTTAGTACCCTTTCTAGTTCAGCAGACAACTATAAACGATAAAAAAAGGAGAgtataagaaagaagaaaaactaTAACTCAAAAATCCACAAGTATCAAGGCTAAAAAGGTAAAGTACAAGAAATGTCACCTTCTCCATATAATCCTTACATGCCAACAAAGCCTTACTCAGAGGCCGGGTAGAATCGCCACCAGAGACGGCATGATGAACACAAGATCCCCCAACCAGGGTCGTGAACTCCATCTC
This genomic interval from Apium graveolens cultivar Ventura chromosome 8, ASM990537v1, whole genome shotgun sequence contains the following:
- the LOC141676855 gene encoding uncharacterized protein LOC141676855, producing the protein MPIEEFLARLVKSKMAGASIVAIYNSVEKDPEVDLRANVIDLDTIKKVSVGADAVMKDKDKEKKHHHDSHSSRGHHSKRYKECVNRPISDEMEFTTLVGGSCVHHAVSGGDSTRPLSKALLACKDYMEKLSAELERVLNLSEASDVDEATHLRNKVKGLEVAKVELEKSLEEMTKKNDSSASQIFTFLTEKSELLA